In Deltaproteobacteria bacterium, one genomic interval encodes:
- a CDS encoding putative toxin-antitoxin system toxin component, PIN family, with translation MRAVVLDTNVVVSGLRSQRGAAFRLLSLVGSGRFEHCMSVALAFEYADAVTRPGAGIRLRRPVIEDILDYLCASARKVKIHFLWRPTLADPKDDMVLEVAVCGGCEAIVTYNIRDFRGCGAFGVRAIRPQKFLSLIGADK, from the coding sequence ATGCGTGCCGTGGTACTCGATACGAACGTTGTCGTGTCTGGGCTCCGCTCTCAGCGTGGAGCGGCGTTTCGCCTATTGTCGTTGGTCGGAAGCGGACGATTCGAGCACTGCATGTCCGTGGCCTTAGCCTTCGAATACGCGGATGCCGTAACGAGGCCCGGGGCCGGTATCCGGTTGCGCAGGCCCGTCATCGAGGACATTCTCGACTACCTCTGCGCATCGGCACGGAAGGTAAAGATTCACTTCCTCTGGCGACCGACACTGGCCGACCCGAAGGACGACATGGTGCTTGAGGTCGCGGTCTGTGGCGGATGCGAGGCAATCGTGACTTATAACATCAGGGACTTTCGCGGTTGTGGGGCCTTCGGCGTGAGGGCGATCCGGCCGCAGAAGTTCCTGTCTCTGATCGGAGCAGACAAATGA